The nucleotide window AACGGTGAGATGGCCTACACCGTGGTCCAGCCGGTGGTCGACTTCTCCACCGACGTGGTGCACCAGATCGACAGCTACCTGCGAACCGGCAAGACTGGTGTCGACGACGAGAAGCAATTGTTCGACTGTTCACTCGTGACCCGGGCCAACGCCGGGGAGTGGCAGGACTTCCAGCACAAGAAATGACGGGATAGGAACACCGATGTCCTTCATCAGCAACGATCCCGCCCGGTTCAGCGAGCAGGCGACCGCGGGATTCGTGGCCGCTCACTCCGACCTGATCCGAGCGGTCCCCGGCGGGGTGGCGCGACGCACCGCCACCCCGGCCGGCCAACCCGCGATCGTGATCGGCGGCGGGTCGGGCCACTATCCGGCCTTCGGCGGCCTGGTCGGCCCAGGACTGGCTCACGGCGCGGCGGTCGGCAACGTCTTCGCCTCACCCTCTGGTCAGCAGGTGTACGACGTGGCCAAGGCGGTGGAGAACGGCGGCGGCGTGCTGCTCACCTGCGGCAACTACGCCGGCGACGTACTCAACTTCAACCAGGCCAAGGAACGGCTGATCGCCGAGGGCATCCGGGCCGAGACCCTGTTCGTCACCGACGACATCTCCTCGGCCAAGCCGGAGGAGTCGGCCAAACGGCGCGGCATCGCCGGCGGACTGGCCGTCTACAAGATCGCCGCCGCGGCGGCCGAGGCGGGCAAGGACCTCGATCAGGTCGTCGAGCTGGCCAACCGGGTCAACGACAACATTCGTACGCTGGGGGTCGCGTTCACCGGTTGCACCCTGCCCGGTGCGCACGAGCCGCTGTTCACCGTGCCGGAGGGGCGGATGGGTGTCGGCGTCGGCATCCACGGCGAGCCCGGCATCGACGAGACCGACCTGCCGCGCTCCCAGGAGTTGGCCGCGAGGCTGTGGGATGCGGTGATCGCCGAACGTCCCGAGGGTGCCGGCGATCGTGCGGTGATCTTCGTCAACGGGCTCGGTGCGGTGAAGAACGAAGAGCTCTTCATCCTCTACAACGACATCCGGGCGCTGGCGGACCGGGACGGCATCGAGCCGGTCGCGGTCGAGGTCGGCGAGCTGGTGACCAGCTTCGAGATGGCCGGCGCCTCGCTCAGCCTGTGGTGGGTGGACGACGAGATCGAGCAACTGTGGGCGGCTCCGGCCTACACCTCCGGCTACCGCAAGGGCGCCGTGCAGGCCGATCAGGGTGAGGTGCTGGAGGACGTCAGCGAATCCGCCGAGACCGAGGTCGGCGAGGCGAGCGACGCGTCCCGGCAGGCGGCCCGGCGGATCGGCGGGCTGTTGAAGACGGTGCACGAGACCATCCACAGTCACGCCGACGAGTTGGGCAAGCTGGACGCGATCGCCGGCGACGGCGATCACGGCATCGGGATGGAACGCGGCGCCCGGGCCGCGGTCGAGGCGGCCGAGGCGATCCTGGACCGGGAACCGGGTGCGCAGACCCTGCTGGTGCAGGCCGGACAGGCCTGGGCCGCACAGGCGGGCGGCACTTCCGGCGTGCTCTGGGGTGCGGTGCTGGAGACGATCGGCCGGGCCCTCGGTGACGAGGACAAGCCCGACGCCGGCCGGGTTGCCGACGGTGTCGCGCAGGCCGACGAACAGGTACGCAAGATCGGTGGCGCTCAGGCCGGGGACAAGACCATGGTGGACGCTCTGATCCCGTTCGCCCAGGCGCTGACCGACGGCGTACAGGCGGGTAGGACTCTGGCCGAGGCGTGGACCGAGGCGGCCGCCCTGGCGACCGAGCAGGCCGAGGCCACCGCCGACCTGATGCCGAAGATGGGCCGGGCCCGTCCGCACGCCGAGAAGAGTCTCGGCACCCCCGATCCGGGCGCGATCTCGTTCGCCCTGATCGCCACCGCAGTAGGCAGGAAACTCTGACTTGTCAGCGTGAGGAAGCGCTATAGCGCCTGGTGAGGCTGACAAGTCGGGAAGAGAGAGGGAAAGATCATGAGTGGATGGAAGATCGTCGTCGGTTCCGACGACGCGGGTTTCGACTACAAGGAAGCCCTGAAGAAGGATCTGGAGAATTCCGACCTGGTCGAGTCCGTGGTCGACGCGGGCGTGGACGCGACCGGCCACACCCCGTACCCGACGATCGCGATCGCGGCGGCGGAGATGATCGCCCGGGGCGAGGCGGACCGGGCGCTGCTGGTCTGCGGCACCGGGCTCGGGGTGGCGATCTCGGCCAACAAGGTGCCCGGGATCCGCGCGGTCACCGCCCACGACACCTACTCGGTGGAGCGGTCGGTGCTGTCCAACAACGCGCAGGTGCTGTGCTTCGGCCAGCGGGTGGTCGGCCTGGAGCTGGCCCGCAAGCTGGCCAAGGAGTGGCTGACTCTGCACTTCGACGAGTCCAGCGCATCGGCGGAGAAGGTCGCGGTGATCAGCGAGTACGAGAGCAAGGTCGACGCCAGCGCCGATCAGGCTTCCGGCTCGGCCTGCTGAGCCGCGATGTCCAGATTCCTCGGCGTCAGTCTGAAGATGTACCTGGACCATCGCAGCACGCTGCGGTGGATCGCCGATGTCGCCGCCATCGCCGACGAACAGTCGGCGGTGGCCGACGGCACGGTGCAACTGGCCGTGCTGCCGAGCTTCGTCTCGCTGCAGGCTGCGGCGCGGATCACCGCCGGTACGCGGCTGGAGCTGGGTGCGCAGGATCTGAGCTGGGCCGACAGCGGTGCCTTCACCGGCGAGGTCAGCGGACGTGATCTTGCCGCGCTGGGCTGCCGGTACGTCGAGGTCGGGCACGCCGAACGGCGTCGATTGTTCGGCGAGGACGCCGTGATCATCGCCGGCAAACTCGCGGCCGCGCAGCGGAACGGGTTGACGCCGATTCTCTGTGTGGGCGAGGAAGAACGGGTGGACGAGGAAGAGGCCGCCGACTTCTGCCTCGATCAGATCGCCGGTGCGCTGGGCGACCTGGACGGTGAGCTGCCGGAGTTGATCATCGCGTACGAGCCGGTCTGGGCGATCGGCGCCGACCGGCCGGCCGGGGCAGATCACGTCCGGGCGGTCTGCCGCCGTCTGCGGGCCGAGCTCGCCGATGATCATCGGCCGCAGCAGGTCCGGGTGATCTACGGCGGCAGTGCCGGCCCCGGACTGCTGGCCCAGTTGGGCGATGCGGTCGACGGGCTCTTCCTGGGCCGGTTCGCGCACGACCCGCAACAGCTGCGCCAGGTGATCATCGAAGCCTCGGCGAGTTGATCATGATGTGTGCCGACTCGGACGCCGGGCGGGCAGAGCCCCGGCACGTCGTCACCCCGTCCGAGCCGGCGAGTCGGCAGGACCGTCGCGCGGCTCGGCAGAACGCGATCGCCGATGCGGTGATCGCCAACGGGTCGGTCCGAATCGAGGAGCTGGCCGAACAGTTCAAGATCAGCTTGATGACGGCCCATCGTGATCTTGACGAGCTGCAGGCCCGCGGGCTGTTGCGGAAGTCGCGTGGGGTGGCGACGGCGCAGGCCACCAGCCTGGTCGAATCCAGCGTGTTCTACCGGGGGGCCCAGCACCTGGACATCAAACGGGCGCTGGCTGCGGCGGCGATGGCCTACGTCGACAGCGGTCAGTCGGTGTTGCTGGACGACTCCACGACCGTGCAGCAGGTCATCGGGTTGCTGCCCGAGGTGGCGCCGCTGACCGTGATCACCAATTCCCTGATCGCGATCAACCAGGTGACCGGGATCGACGAGATCTCGGTGATCGGTCTCGGCGGCGAGTACCACCCGGGATTCGGCTCCTTCATGGGCCGGATGACGAACGAGGCGATCGGCCGGCTGCGCAGCGACGTGGTACTGATGTCCGCGGCGGCGATCATCGACCGCACCGTCTACTTCCAGGCGTCCGAGACCGTCGACACCAAGCGGGCGATGCTCGACGCCTCGGCGGTCCGCGTCCTGCTGGCCGACCACACCAAATTCAGCGCCCGAGCCCTGCACGCCCTGGCCGACCTGGACGAATTCGACCACGTGATCACCGACGACCGCACCCCGGCCGACACCATCGACCGGCTCCGCGAGTCCGGCATCGACCTGATCGTCGTCCCGACGCCCGCACAATCCTGACGGCTGTCTCCGACCCAGGGTCCTGAGCCACAGCCGCGCGCAAGATCGACCCCCGCCCCCGAAACCGCCGGCACCAGCACAGCCGCGCGCAAGATCGACCCCTGCACCCGAAATTTCGCGCGCGGCGGTCGGTTTGGGGTGCGGCAGTGTCCGGCAGCCGACAGCCGCGCGCGAACCCGACTCCCGCACCCGAAGCCGCTCGAGACCTGCGGGCACCGTACTGAAGCTTTCACCTTCATCCTTGCGGATGTGAAGCTTATGGCTTCACACTGGGGGAGTGAAGGAATCAGCTTCAGACCCTGCTGAATACCGGGCGGCGGTGATCGGGGATCTGGTCGGATCGCGTACGGCCTCCGACCGGCGTGGCGTCCATCGGCAACTGACCCGGGTGCTCGACGCGGTGGCAACCGAACTGCCGCCGCTGGATCCGGCCGTCGTCGTGGCCGGCGACGAACTCCAGTTGAGCTATCCGCGGCTCGGCGACGCGCTGCAGGCGGCCTTCCTGATCCGGCTCCGGCTGGCGCCCGAGATCGACGTCCGGTTCGGCATCGGCTGGGGCACGGTCGAGGTGCTCGATTCACGGTCCGGGGCGCAGGACGGACCGGCCTGGTGGCAGGCCCGATCGGCGATCGAGACGGTGGAAGCTCGGGCCCAGCACCCCGGGACCCGGAACGCCCGGTTCTGCTATCGGGCCGGCCCGGACGGGGAGGGGCCCGACGAGCCGGCGGTCGAAGCAGCGCTGATCTGTCGGGACCAGCTGATGGGATCGCTGAGTACGCGATCGATGCGGATCCTGGGAGGTTTGGTGGCCGGACGCAGCAAGACCGAAATTGCCCGTACGGAGCAGATCTCGACCTCCGCGGTGTCCCAGCGGGTGCAGCGCGACGGGCTGGACGTGATCGTGGCGGCGAGCGCGATGTTGCGGGAGGTCGGATGAGCATCCTTGCCGTGTTGCTGATCGCGATCGGCGTCTCGGATCTGTTCCGGCGTCCGCCGTTCCCGCCCTGGTTGCCGCTGCCGGCCGGACCGGCCATGGTGCTGCTGGTGGGTTTGCTGGCCGGGCTCGGCACGCCGGCGGAGGTCGGGCTGCTGGTGCTGGTCGCG belongs to Microlunatus elymi and includes:
- a CDS encoding dihydroxyacetone kinase family protein encodes the protein MSFISNDPARFSEQATAGFVAAHSDLIRAVPGGVARRTATPAGQPAIVIGGGSGHYPAFGGLVGPGLAHGAAVGNVFASPSGQQVYDVAKAVENGGGVLLTCGNYAGDVLNFNQAKERLIAEGIRAETLFVTDDISSAKPEESAKRRGIAGGLAVYKIAAAAAEAGKDLDQVVELANRVNDNIRTLGVAFTGCTLPGAHEPLFTVPEGRMGVGVGIHGEPGIDETDLPRSQELAARLWDAVIAERPEGAGDRAVIFVNGLGAVKNEELFILYNDIRALADRDGIEPVAVEVGELVTSFEMAGASLSLWWVDDEIEQLWAAPAYTSGYRKGAVQADQGEVLEDVSESAETEVGEASDASRQAARRIGGLLKTVHETIHSHADELGKLDAIAGDGDHGIGMERGARAAVEAAEAILDREPGAQTLLVQAGQAWAAQAGGTSGVLWGAVLETIGRALGDEDKPDAGRVADGVAQADEQVRKIGGAQAGDKTMVDALIPFAQALTDGVQAGRTLAEAWTEAAALATEQAEATADLMPKMGRARPHAEKSLGTPDPGAISFALIATAVGRKL
- a CDS encoding ribose-5-phosphate isomerase is translated as MSGWKIVVGSDDAGFDYKEALKKDLENSDLVESVVDAGVDATGHTPYPTIAIAAAEMIARGEADRALLVCGTGLGVAISANKVPGIRAVTAHDTYSVERSVLSNNAQVLCFGQRVVGLELARKLAKEWLTLHFDESSASAEKVAVISEYESKVDASADQASGSAC
- a CDS encoding triose-phosphate isomerase family protein, translating into MSRFLGVSLKMYLDHRSTLRWIADVAAIADEQSAVADGTVQLAVLPSFVSLQAAARITAGTRLELGAQDLSWADSGAFTGEVSGRDLAALGCRYVEVGHAERRRLFGEDAVIIAGKLAAAQRNGLTPILCVGEEERVDEEEAADFCLDQIAGALGDLDGELPELIIAYEPVWAIGADRPAGADHVRAVCRRLRAELADDHRPQQVRVIYGGSAGPGLLAQLGDAVDGLFLGRFAHDPQQLRQVIIEASAS
- a CDS encoding DeoR/GlpR family DNA-binding transcription regulator; translated protein: MMCADSDAGRAEPRHVVTPSEPASRQDRRAARQNAIADAVIANGSVRIEELAEQFKISLMTAHRDLDELQARGLLRKSRGVATAQATSLVESSVFYRGAQHLDIKRALAAAAMAYVDSGQSVLLDDSTTVQQVIGLLPEVAPLTVITNSLIAINQVTGIDEISVIGLGGEYHPGFGSFMGRMTNEAIGRLRSDVVLMSAAAIIDRTVYFQASETVDTKRAMLDASAVRVLLADHTKFSARALHALADLDEFDHVITDDRTPADTIDRLRESGIDLIVVPTPAQS
- a CDS encoding SatD family protein: MIGDLVGSRTASDRRGVHRQLTRVLDAVATELPPLDPAVVVAGDELQLSYPRLGDALQAAFLIRLRLAPEIDVRFGIGWGTVEVLDSRSGAQDGPAWWQARSAIETVEARAQHPGTRNARFCYRAGPDGEGPDEPAVEAALICRDQLMGSLSTRSMRILGGLVAGRSKTEIARTEQISTSAVSQRVQRDGLDVIVAASAMLREVG